A single Opisthocomus hoazin isolate bOpiHoa1 chromosome 1, bOpiHoa1.hap1, whole genome shotgun sequence DNA region contains:
- the CAB39L gene encoding calcium-binding protein 39-like isoform X2, producing MPLFSKSHKNPAEIVKILKENMAILEKQEKKTDKASEEVSKSLQAMKEILCGTTDKEPPTEIVAQLAQELYNSGLLVTLIANLQLIDFEGKKDVSQIFNNILRRQIGTRSPTVEYISAHPHILFMLLKGYESPNIALRCGIMLRECIRHEPLAKIILFSEQFRDFFKYVEMSTFDIASDAFATFKDLLTRHKLLVAEFLEQNYDVIFEDYEKLLHSENYVTKRQSLKLLGELILDRHNFAIMTKYISKPENLKLMMNLLRDKSPNIQFEAFHVFKVFVASPNKTQPIVEILLKNQPKLIEFLSNFQKERTDDEQFTDEKNYLIKQIRDLKKPTA from the exons ATGCCTTTGTTTAGTAAATCACACAAAAATCCTGCTGAGATTGtgaaaattctgaaagaaaatatggCCATattggaaaaacaagaaaaaaagacagacaag GCATCGGAGGAAGTGTCAAAATCTCTGCAAGCAATGAAGGAAATTCTGTGTGGGACCACAGACAAGGAGCCACCTACAGAAATAGTGGCTCAGCTGGCACAAGAGCTATACAACAGTGGCCTTCTAGTGACGCTTATTGCCAACCTGCAGCTGATAGATTTTGAG GGCAAAAAGGACGTTTCCCAGATATTTAACAACATCTTGAGAAGACAAATTGGCACACGCAGCCCTACTGTGGAATACATTAGTGCCCATCCACATATCCTATTCATGCTTCTAAAAGG atATGAATCCCCAAATATTGCCTTACGCTGTGGAATTATGCTGAGAGAGTGCATCCGGCATGAACCCTTGGCCAAAATCATACTTTTTTCGGAACagttcagagatttttttaaatacgtgGAGATGTCAACTTTTGATATAGCTTCTGATGCCTTTGCTACATTCAAG GACCTGTTGACGCGACACAAATTGTTGGTGGCAGAATTTCTGGAACAAAATTATGATGTG ATCTTTGAGGATTATGAAAAACTCCTTCATTCTGAGAACTACGTAACAAAGAGACAATCTTTGAAG CTGCTGGGTGAATTGATTCTGGACCGACACAACTTTGCCATCATGACAAAATACATCAGCAAACCAGAAAATCTGAAGCTGATGATGAACTTGCTGCGAGATAAAAGCCCCAACATTCAGTTTGAAGCATTCCACGTGTTCAAG GTTTTTGTGGCCAGTCCAAACAAAACACAGCCTATTGTGGAGATCCTGTTGAAAAACCAACCCAAGCTAATTGAGTTTCTGAGCAATTTCCAGAAAGAGAGGACGGATGATGAACAATTCACTGATGAGAAGAACTACCTGATCAAGCAAATCCGAGACTTGAAAAAGCCAACGGCATGA